The region CGACGAGCTGCGCGAAGAGCGACTGCGGTGAGGTCGGCGTACTTCGACGCGTCCGCAGTCGTCAAGCTCTGCACGCATGAGCCTGAGTCGCTCGCGGTCGTCGACTATCTGCAGGAACCTATAGAGGCGTCGACCTGCACACTGGCGATCACCGAGGCCGGGCGCGCGCTCAGACGTGGTCCTGTGCACCCCGACGAGGCTGCCTCCGCGCTGGACGGGTTCCATCTGATCGCCCTTCATTCGGCTCGCCTGCGTGAAGCGGCGACGCTCGATCCACCATCGCTTCGTCCGCTCGACGCGATTCACCTGGCCTGCGCGCTCGCGATTGGCGACGATAACCTCGACTTCGTCACCTACGACGCGCGGCTGGCCGAAGCGGCGCGGGCACACGGGTTGCGGGTCGTGCAACCGGGAAGATAGGACAGCAAAGCTCTTCAGGATCCTCTGGTCACGCTCACGTTGTCGAAGGTGGCCGTGGCGAGAGTTCCATCCGCGTGGCTCGTAAGAGCCAGACCGATGAACACCGAGCTCGGGAGCGAGATCGTGACGCTGTCGCGCAGCGTCCAGTTCGTGCCATCGCTGGAATAGTAGCCGCTCAGTGTGTTGCCAGACCTCACCAGGCGCAGCCACACCGGCATCGAGACCGTAGGCCCGGGACCGCCAGGCGCACTGCGGCCGCCGTCGCGGGTCCGGTATTTGAACGCGACGCCATGGCCGACTGAGGCCATCATCATGGCATGGCGCGACTGCCCGGTAAGCGTTGCCCGGACCATCAAGCCAGCCTTGGTCCAGTCGTGGGTGGGCGTCAAGCTGGTCACTCGCGCCACGATCTCACCGTCGCCCTCGAGCGCCTGGTAGACGTAGTGGAACTCGTCGCTCGTGCTCCAAATGTCGGTGCCCGAGCCATGAACGGTGATCGTGTCGCCCTCCTCGACAAACGATCCCGCCGCAGCCACGTTGCCGATATCTTGCCCCTGCCAGGTCTCACTGCAGTCCGGCAGCAGTGTCGCGGATGCGGCGGTTGAAAGCCCCGCCGCATCGGTAACCGTGAGGTGCACTCGATAGAAGTACGTCTCCTCGCCGCAGCCAAGCGGCGACATGACCGTCGTCGTCGAGCAGCTCGAATCGACGGGCTCGGCGTGGACGTGGTCGTTGTGATGCAGCACCGTCTGCCACGCGCAGCTCAATTGATCGGGCCCATGCTCCGCGTCGCTGATCGACGCCGTGAGATCGACGACCGAGTCGCCGGTCAATGGGTAGGTCGACTCATCGATCGGGCTCGTGATCGTCACAGTCGGTGGCGTGTTATTGACCGAGACGACCATGTCGGCTTGGTCGCTGGCATCGGCAGGATCGGTCACCGTCAGTGTGACCGCGTAGCTGGTGGCCTCAGGCGTCTCCGGATCGAACGTATGCTGCGGGTTTACCGCGTCGCTGACCGAGCCATCGCCGAAGTCCCACGCGTAGACCAGCGGATCCTGATCGGGGTCCGAAGAGCTGTCGCCGGTGAACTGGACCGTCAAGGGGCCAGGGCCGTGCGTCTTGTCCGAGTCGATTACCGCCACGGGACGGCTGTTGCTCGGAGAGTAGGTCACCTTGCGCACCGTGGCCGGCCAGACCACGTAGTACAGCCCGCCTTCCTCCGGATGGCTCGCCATCGCGACAACGGGCCCGGGACTGGCGTCGAACAGCCGCACTTCACGCGGCATACCGCTCGGGTCGAAGACGATATTGCGGATCCACGCGCCGCCATAGTCGGCGGCGAAATACGTGTTCTTGTAATCGGATGGGAAGTCGTCAGCCGTGTACCAGACCCCGGCCACGGCTGCGTTGCCGCGGAAGGGCGTGCCTTCGACGGTCCACGTCCCCTCGGTGTTCGACTGGCCAATCTGAGGATGTTCCGCCACGTTGCCGTTGTAGGTCGCCCAGCGCGCGTTCTCCTGAGTGTGATGGCTGTCGATGACCGGCCGCGTGTGGACGAAGACGTCGGCCGTCGTGATCTGTTCGGCGGCGTTGCACGGGTTTGGGAAGCTCACGGCGTCGAGCGTGTCTTGGACGATGAGGTCGCGAAAATAGAAATATTCCTGCGTGCAGCCGGTCCCGTCGAAGAGCGGGTTCGGCGCATCCATGTTTGGCGTGTCGCGGTTCCAGTAGTCGCTCTGTTCGGTCATGCCCTCGAACGCCGGCCAGCCGAAGTTCTCACCGCCATTCTTGGAGATGTGGTGATCCTCCCACGTACCGAAGCCAACATCGCCAATGTAGATGGTGCCGGGGCGCCCTTCTGCGGGATCATGAACGCCGGTGTCGGGCTCGAGCGTGATGCGGAACGGGTTGCGTAGGCCGAGTGCCCAGGCTCGCGAGCGCGCCGAGCGGGGCTGGGCAGCATCGTAGAACGGATTGGAGCTGATGCCGTCGCCCGTTGCGGGATCGATACGAAGGATCTTGCCGTTCAGCGAGCTGAGGAGCTGCGATCGGTAGGCACCGATATTTTCCTTCTCCGTGATGATCCCGTCGGCCAGAGCCTGGGTGTAGTAAGTCTCGCTGGCGTTACCCGTATCCACCGAGGCATAACTTGCGCCGTCGCCGGCGGAGGCGAGCAGCGTGCCGTCGTCACCAAAGAGGAGCGTGCCGGTGCCGTGAGACTGATGCAGAATGGCAATGCCGGTCGCGATGGTCTCGCCGAGCAGGACCTTGCGGCTGTCCGCATCAACGGCCGTCGCATGGCTGAAATCACTCTCACCGGCCGGCTTCAGGGCCGTGTAGCGTGTGATGCGACCGATGGTCGCGTTGAAGTACTCGTCCGTCGCGGGATTGTAATCGTCATCGCAGACCGGCCGTCCCACACCGGAGGCGGGCGCGCCGCAGTGCAGCAGATGGTGGCGGTCGACGACGTACATCACATAGATGTAGCCGTTCTCGGGGAAGTTGGGATGGAGCGCGAGGCCGAGCAGCCCGAAGTCGCGCCAGCCGCCCACCTCTTCGGAGATGTCGAGAAACGGCGTCGTGACCGGCGCGTGACCCTCCTCGACGATCCACACGCGGCCGGCGCGCTCCCAGACGAACATCCGGCCGTGAGATGAGAAGGTCAGCCCGACCACTTGGTTCCAGCTCCCGCCGTCGGGGCGCGCGATGTTTTGTTGGCTGAATCCGGTCGGCGGTGCGGCCGACAGCGGGGCCGTCGATACGAGACCGGCGAGCAGTAGGGCTCCGCCCGCGCTCCACGTCCACGACATGTTGGCTGCCACGATCGTTCGACGCATGCTTCGTCCTCGGGATCTGATTCCTACCGGCACCTGGCGGCGCTTTGGCCGCGCCGCCGGTCCGGGTCCGTGGATTCACATGTGTTGCCAATCGCTGGCACTCGTAGCCGCGCACCGTCAGGCCTAGTAAGGCCCCTACTCCGAGTGGCTAAAGGTTGGCGTACGACTGACTAAAGACCTGCACATGACTGACTACTGGAGTGGAGTTATGGACTCGAAGGCCGCCCTAGCCTGTTTCCTGAGACCTGACCCCTGATGGTGGGAATCAGGTATTCGTCGAAGGCGCGCTCGAACGAGAACTGAGGGGCGAAACCCCAATCACGCCGCGCGGCGCCATCGTCGACAGCCGCCGGCCAGGTGTCGATGATGCGCTGGCGCTTCTCGTCCACGCTGTAGGCGATGCGGGCGCCGGGAAAGGCACGGGTGACGACCTCGCGGATCTCGTCGGCCGAGGGGTTGAACGCTGCCACATTGTATGTCGTCTGTGTGAGCGAGCCGCGCGGCATTTTGGCCAACGTGAGGAGGGCGCTCACGGCATCCGGCATGACCATGAATGGGATCCGCGCGTCCGGACGGACGAAGCAGTCGTACGGCTCACCGCGCGCCGCCGCATGAATCATCTCCGGCGCGTAGTCCGATGTCCCCCCTGACGGAAGCGTCGTCGCCGAGATGAGCCCGGGGAACCGCACGGCGCGGAAGTCCACGCGTCCCGTGTACGGCTCCGCCGTGAGCTGCTTGTAGTGATGTGCGTAGTAGCGGCCCAGCTGTTCACAGTAGAGCTTGTTGCAGCCGTACATCGTCGTGGGCTGCGTGAATTGATCCTCGCGCACCGGACCGGCCACCGCACGCGTCTCGAGATCGGGCAGGCCGTATGCCGCGATCGAGGAAGGATACACAACGGTCACCGGACGGCCGTGCGACTCGCCTTCCTTCTGGGCGAACTCCAACAGGAGCAACGTGCCCTCGACGTTTACTCGATGAGCCGCCAACGGAGTGAACTCCGCCCGCGTCGAGAGGAGCGCGGCGAGGTGGAACACCAGGTCGACCTCGAACTCAGCGAGGATGCGTTCCAGGAGCGCCGTATCGAGGACCGAGCCGGTGAACTCGCGCTGCACGAGCGGCGCCAGCGTCGTATCGAGGCGGGTGAGATCCAGCGTGACGATACGCCGGTCGGCTTCGGCGGCGAGCTGGGTGATCAGCCCATGGCCAATCTCGCCGTTGGCCCCCGTGATGAGCACGACTGGCTTGCGGATCATGCTTAGGACTCGTCTGGGAATAGCTATGCCATTCTGGCCGCCGATGCATCCCGCCTGGCTGCGTTGCTCGTCGCTTACATACGCCCGGTATGCGCGCTCCTCGCGCCTTGCCAGCCGGGCGCCTCGACGCCCAGAATGGCATAGTTATTCCCAGACGAGCCCTTATCCGCGCCCATCCGTGGGGGCTGCTGCCGGTGAGCCAAGCGCCGCGAGCTCGGCCTCGAGCTGACCGACGAGCGTGTCGAGCTGTTCGACGACGGCCAAGACAGGCTCCGGACGCGAAAGATCCACACCAGCGCGAGCCAGGAGCGTCATGGGGTGATCGCTCCCACCCGAGGCGAGGAGCCCGAGGTAACGTGCGATGGCATCACGGCGCACGCCCTCGTCTCCAGCGCGCAAGTCGCGCAGCAGGTGCGCGCTCGACGCATAGCACGTCGCGTACTGATAGACATAGTAGGGCGCGGCGAAGAAGTGCGGAATCCGCGCCCACGTGATGCGCACCAGATCGTCGTAGTCGAGCGAGTCTGCGTGATAGGTGCGAAGGAGGTCGAAGTAGATCTCGCTGAGCACCTCCGCGGTAATCGGCTGGCCGCGCTCGACACGGTGGTGAACCTGCAGCTCGAAGTCGGCGAACATCACCTGCGTGTAGAAAGTGCCAACGATTCCATCGATGGCATGCTGCAGCAGGACGGCACGCTCGACCGGCTCGGTGGAACGCTGCAGCATGTGGTCGAGCAACAGGGCTTCGCTCAGTGTCGAGGGCACCTCAGCGACGAAAATCGTGTAATCGGCATAAATGAACGGCTGATGCTCGTGCGTCAGCACGGTGTGCATCGAATGCCCCATCTCGTGGGCGAGCGTGAACGCGGCGTCCAGCGTATCGTTGTAGTTCATCAACACGTACGGGTGCACGCCGTATACGGACGCCGAGTAGGCGCCACTCCGCTTGCCTTGGTTCTCGTAGACGTCGATCCAGCGGCTCTCGAAGCCCTCGCGGAGCCGTCGCTGGTAATCGGGCCCGAGCGGGGCGACGGACTCGACGATGGAGCCGATGACGTCGCGATATCGGTAACGCTCGTTGAACTCGACGAGCGGGATGGCACCATCGTAGGTGTGATACGTCTCGAGAGCCAACGCGCGACGTCGGAGCCGTTCGTAGCGCTGCAGCGGTCCGACGTTCGATCGCGTCGTGGCGACGAGGTTCTCGTACACGGACACCGGAATGTTGTTCGTGTGAAGCGCCGCTTCGAGCATGCTCGCGTACCCGCGCGCCTGCGCGAAGAACCAGTCGCGCTGGAGGACGCCGTTGTACAGCGCCGCGTAGGTGTTGCGCGTGGCTTCGAACGTCTGATGGTGCGCCTTGAACGCGGCCGCACGGTCGGCTTGCACGCGGTTGGTCGCCAAGACGGCGCGGTAGCGCGCGTAGGTCGTCGTGATCTCTTCGCCGCTGCTGAGCCGGATCGTGGGAAAGCGCACGTCCGCCGTGGAGAGCGCCTGATACGTCTCATCCGGCGCGTTGCCGAATTGACTGGCGAACGAGAGCAGGCGCTCGCCGCGCGCGTCCAGCACATGGTCCTGTTGTCGATAGAGATCTTCGACGAAGAACCGGTAGACGGCGAGCGCCGGATTCTGCTCCGTCCACGCATGGATACGGTCCAAGCCGATCTCGAGCAGCTCCGGATTGAACCACGAGGTGGCTTGCCTCCAGGCGGCGAAAAGGATCTGCACCTGCTGCCGGCGGGCGCCTATCGTGTTATCGCGCTGGTCCTCGTCGTGCGCGAGCGACGCATAGTACCAGACCTTGTACGACAACTGGCCCATCGCGTCGCTCTCTTGGAGCGCTGCCAGCAGGCGCTCGGGGCTCTGCGCGAGCGTGCCGCGCAGCGCCTCGTATGTCTTGATGCGAGCTTCCAGGTCGGCGTAGTCGGCCTCCCACGCTGCCCAGTCTGGATAGATATGAGACAGGTCCCAACGGTCGGGTTCTGGTACTTCGGCGCGCGCCGGCGCCGCCGCAGGGGCTGCTGTGAGCACGGCTTCGGGTGAATAGTCAAGTGTGAAATGACGCATACGAGAGAAGCTCCAGCGATTGCGCTTGGTCGTGCCACGTCGCGAAGGCCTTCAGCCCTCGTCCGCTACGTACGGAGCGGTAGGGCGCTCCCTACCTACCGCCGCGACTGCCGAAGGCGCGTTCGAAGAGCGTCGCGATCGCCTGCCGGCCATTGTCTTGCAGCATGCGCGTGCCAGTGCCGGTGAAATGTGCCTGGGTGATCGCAGGGGCATCATCCGGCGGGCGCCGCACCCATTCACGCTGGTTCCACGTGAACCAGGCGTCTTGCGCCTGATCGAACACGTGCAACGGCTTGTTGCACAACTTCGCGAACTCGGCGCCCCACCCGGTTCCGCCCTTGACGTGGCCATCGTTCAGGATCGTGCCGACGACGAAGACCTCCTGGCCGTGGTTCACCTGGTACCAAATGCTTTGCAGGACCTTGCGAAAGGTCGGCGTGTCCGCGTAGCGCCGGTTCATCAGACGCGAGATGTACTCGAGGCTCACGTCGCCCGCCTGCAGCTCCTCGTGGGTCAGGATGCGCATCCCCCGCGTGCGGGCCACGACGTGCCCCTCGAAGCCGAAGTTCACCTCGTCCAGGCCCCATCGCTCCGCATTGGCCCCGAATTCGGCCTCCGCGCCCGGCGCTCCCCCGCTGAATAGAATGTAGTCCTCAGGAATTGTCATCCGCGACCCTCACGATTTGTGCGTCATGTCTCCCAATCGGCGGATCCAGGTGTGCTCGGCCGGCGTCGCCCATCTCGACGTCGCGTGCGGGAAAGTACTCGCGCCAACGCCGCGTGACAAGGGCGGCCGTCTCCGGGTCGCATGAGAGCTCTTCCGGAAAACCGGGCTTGAGACGCGCGTCGATCACTACTGGCGCCTTGTAGCTCACATGGTTGCGGACGACCTGCTTCCTTGCCGCCACGATGTCAGCCGCCGGCTCGAACCGCGTGAACGTCGCCCAGAGAAAGTTCACGGGGCTGGCGGCAACGCGATCCGGCTCTTCGCTGATGACAATCAGCGGCCATTCGGCAAACGCGGAGTGACGCGCGATGTGGGTGGCAAATTTGGGCTCGGCGAGACGCGTTGGCCCACCTACGACGAGGCATCCCGGACAGAACACATGCACACGCGTCACGGCAGCCGGGACCTCGGTGGAGGAAAATGCCCGAGGCAGCTCGCGCACAGGATCGCCGAGGCCAAGCCACACGCCTTTCGAGCCCTCATTGACCGACGGGCCGGTGTAGTCGAGGGTGTCCATCGATAAGTTCGCGAGCACGTACAAATCGGTCTCCGGCCGCGTCCTGGCGAGCAGGTGCGTCAGCGTCGCACGGAAGTCACGCAGGTCAACGTCACGATCCGTGACCAGGAGAAACTTCGTGAGGGCCAACTGCCCCTCGCCGAGGATCCGGAATGCGCTCACCATCGCCTCTCGTTTGTAGCGCTCCCGTACTATTGCAGCCGCCAGCGAGTGGTATCCCGTCTCGCCGTACGACCACAAGGCTCGAACACCCGGCATCACGAGGGGAAACAGTGGCGAAAGCAGTTCCTGGAGCAGATCGCCAATGTAGAAGTCTTCTTGCTTTGGCTTCCCGACAACAGTCGCCGGATAGATGGCATCGCGTCGATGCGCCATCTTCGTCACGCGAAATACTGGATAGTCGTGACGCAAGGAATAGTAGCCGTAGTGGTCGCCAAACGGCCCCTCCGGGTGTCGCTCTCCCGAACGGACCTCACCTTGCAGAGCGAACTCAGCGTTCGCGACGAGCGTGTGCGGCCCGCGCCCCTCGATGACGTCCAGTCGCTCACCCGCGACGAGCGACGCCAGTAGCAGCTCTGGCACGTTCTCAGGGAGAGGGGCAATGGCCGACAGGATGAGCGCGGGAGGACCACCGAGAAAGACCGTCACCGGCAGCGCTTCTCCTCGCGCTTCCGCGAGGGCATAGTGAAATCCTCCGCCCTTGCCGATCTGCCAGTGCATGCCCGTTGTCTGCGGGTCGTAGACGTGCAGTCGATAGATGCCGAGGTTGTGGCCGTGTCGAGCGTCCTGCCCTGAGCTCTGTCGAGGAGGCGCCTCGGTGTACACGAGCGGCAGCGTGATGAACGGCCCGCCGTCACCGGGCCAGCAGGTCAGCACCGGGAGCGCGTCGAGCCTCACGTCCGTGGTCTCGACCTCGGTGACCGGGCCCCGGGCACGGCGACGCAAACCAACTCGGCCGAGAGAACGGAGGACGTCACGCGCTTCCCAGACCTTCGCCACCGATGGAGGCAAGAATGTCTCGGCCAGCTCCGCGAGCCGCCGAATGAGCGCTTCCGGCCGATCGCCGAACGCAAGCGCCGCCCGGCGTGACGTGCCAAAGAGGTTCGTGACGAGGGGGAACGCCGTGCCCCGCACGTTACGAAACAGGAGGGCTGGACCCCCAGCCGCGATGACGCGCCGATGGATCTCGGCGATCTCCAGCCGCGCGTCGACCGGCGCGTCGATCACCACGAGGTCGTCGTCTTGCCGAAGGCGGTCGATGAAGGTGCGGAGGTCGGAGTACATCAGGGATCAAGGGATCAAGGGGCCAAGGGATCAAGGGGCCAAGGGATCAAGGGATCAAGGGGCCAACGGTTGTGTGGCAGGGTTCGCTCTCAGGTTGGGGCCGAGCACGCCAACAGCGCAAACGAGAACCATCGGGAGAGGATTGTGAACCCGGCAGACATGGCGCCGCCAGCCCTAAGCGGCTCGCTCGGCAACCCCTAGATCCCTAGATCCCTTGGACCCCTTGACCCCTTCCGTCTATTCAAGCGCCTCCATCTCTGCTGCCAGCTTGATCAAGGCCCTGGCGACGGCCATGCGAGCGGCGTCGGCGCTGTTCTTGCCCAGCCCCTGGGCGACCTCGGCGTACGCGAGGCCGAGCTCCACACGCAGCACGACCGCCTGCCGGTCCTCGTCTCTGAGCCTGCCCAGCGCCTGCTCGTAGCGCTCCAGGGCCTCCTGCCCGATGGCCTCCTCGAGCGGTGACACGCCCTGGTCTTCGTGGTCGTGGGTGTCGAGCTCCTGGGACAACGGGCGCCGTTGGGCTTTCCGCACCTCATCGCGGATACGATTGACGACCGCCTGACGAAGATACGCATGAAGGGCGCCGTCGTGCCGGAACTCGAATTGGTCGAGCCGCCGGAAGGCATGGACCATCGTCTCCTGGACGACATCCTCGGTTTCTAGGAGATCGCGCGCGAACCGGGGCAGCCGGCCGCGTGCCCAGCGCCGGAGCGGAGGAAGATAACGTTGGAACAAGGCGTCGACAGCCGACCGATCGCCGGCTCGAAACCTTGCCAAGAGATCAACCGTGGACTCGACTTCAGGCGCTTGTCGGGAGCCTGTGCCGGCCTTAGCCTCCCGATTGGGCCGATCCGCTCCATTCATCACGAGGAGAAACAGGACACAATCGACGCCAATGATACCCGATCTAGGGTTGCTGCAACGAGTTACTGCAGTTGCTCGGAGAGCCGGGCCGCAGGGCGCGACCGCTACCGTCGGCGCGCGCCGGCTCCTGCGCCCCGCCCCCCTCACCGCGCCGCCGTATCCAGCTGAGCGGCGCGTGCCAGTGCGGATCCCGTGAGTCGGTAGACCGTCCAACCAGTGACCGGCTCAGCACCGAGCCGGCGGTAGAATCGGATGGCCGGGGCGTTCCAGTCGAGCACCGCCCACTCGAGCCGACTGCACCCACGTTGTATCCCGATTTGGGCCACGCGGCCTAGCAGAGCTTGCCCAATCCCCTGGCTCCGTGCTTCCGGAGCGACGAACAGGTCTTCGAGGTACAGCGCCCGCTGCCCCAGAAACGTCGAAAATGTCTGAAAAAAGAAGGCATAACCGACCGGTTTACCCTCGGCCTCTGCCACGAGGGCCTCGGTTGCAGGATGTGGTCCAGACAAGGCCTCTCGCACCCCTTCCTCGGTTGCCGTCACATACCGTTCGAGCCGCTCGTATGTGGCGAGGGCCCGGATGAAGGCGAGAATCAGCGGGGCGTCATCCGGCGTTGCCGGTCGAATCACGGGGCTAGAGGTTCGGGTCATGGTCGTCGCCTGCCGGCCGCTCGAATCCCGCGCAGCGCGTGACGGGCAACGCAGGGTAGCGGGCGAAGGATGGATCGGTCCTCGAGCGTTCGCAGAGGAGGAACGTCGAGCCGCGCGCAGACTTGATGGCCCGTGCGAACCGGCACCGGCTACAGAGGCCCGCGGAGGTAGAATGGGCGCCTATGTCGCGTTCGGTAGCGGTGACTCGGGGCATTCGGATTGTGGTACGGGCGGAATACTCGTCGGAGCACTCCGCTCCGCAGTTGAGTCGCTGGTTCTTTCTGTACACGATCACGATTCGCAACGAAAGCGACGTGACGGTACAGTTGATCAGCCGCCACTGGATTATCAAGGACGCCGACGGTGAGATCCAGGAAGTGCGCGGCCTTGGCGTGGTCGGCCTCCAACCCGTCATCGAGCCCGGTGAAGAGTTCGAGTATACGTCTGCTTGTCCCCTCGTAACCCCCCTCGGTTCCATGGAGGGCACCTATCAAATGGTCACGCCGACCGGCGAGCGGTTCGACACGGCCATTGCCAAGTTCAAACTGCAGGGGCCCTATACCGTGCATTAGCGCCACCGTGGCAGGGCGCGTCGGGTGATGGGGTGACAAGGTGAGGGGGTGACAGGGTGAGGGGGTGACAGGGTGAACGGGTGGCCTGAGTGCTCGAGGCACTCATCGAGCGAAAGTGAAAGGGTCGCCCGATTTCGCCCCGTATTCTCGAATCACCCAGTCACCTTGTCACCCCTCACCCAGTCACCCCCTCACCCTGTCACCCCTTCACCCTGTCACCCCTTCACCCTGTCACCCTGTCACCCCCTTCACCCTGTCACCCCCTCACCCTGACGTGCACACTCCCAATCTGCGCGCGCAATCGGCATGCGCCAGCCGCTGCCAAAGGCGCGATCGGTGACCTTGAGTCCTGGCGCCGCCTGCTTGCGCTTGAACTCGGCAAGGCGCACCAGTCGCAGAACCTGGCGTACCGTTTCTTCGTCGAAGCCTTCGGCGACCAGTCGGTCGAGCGACGCATGATCCTCGATGTGACGCTCGAGGATGCGGTCCAGCACATCGTACGGCGGCAAGCTATCCTGATCGGTCTGGTTCGGCCGCAGCTCGGCCGACGGCGCCTTCGTGAGAATGGCAGTTGGGATGACCTCTTGCTCCCGATTCAACCATCGCGCGGCGCGATACACCATGGTTTTGGGAACATCGGCGATGACCGCGAGACCGCCCGACATGTCGCCGTACAGCGTGCAGTAGCCGACCGCCAGCTCCGACTTGTTCCCCGTGGTCAGCAGCAGCGCCCGGAACTTGTTGGCGAGCGACATCAGGAGGTTGCCGCGGATGCGGGCCTGGACGTTCTCCTCCGTCACATCGGCTGGCCGCCCCGCGAAGGCCTCATGCAATGCGAGGTCATACGACTCCATCAGCGTGCCGATGGGAATCTCCACCGTGCGCAGACCGAGTCGAACCGCGAGCGCTTGCGCATCGTCCAGACTGCCTCGGCTCGAGTATGGCGATGGCATGAGGACGCCCAATACATGGTCGCGACCTAGCGCGCGGGCCGCAATCGCTGCCGTGAGGGCAGAGTCGATGCCGCCCGAGAGCCCAATCACGGCATCCGTGAAGGAGCACTTACGAGCGTAATCGCGCGTGCCCAGAGCGAGCGCCTCGAACAGCTCTTCCTCGCCATGCACATCGTCGTCCGGCGATCTAGGCGCACACTCGTCACCTGGAGCGACAGGCAGTGCGAACGCCATCTCGGTGTCCAGATCGACCAGGACGATGTCTTCGGCAAACGCGGCCCCGCGGGCGATGAGATGGCCGTCGGCGCCAAACACCATGCTCCGCCCGTCGAAGATGAGATCGTCGTTGCCGCCCACCTGATTCACGTAGAGGAGCACCATGCGGTGCTTCCTGGCGAGGCTCGAGAGCATCGCCTCCCGCAGCTGCTGTTTTCCCGAGGCGAACGGCGAAGCGGACAGGTTGATCAAGACGTGCGCGCCCTGTCCGGAGGCTTCTTCGATGGGGTCACGATGATAGCGCTGTATGCGCCAGAAGTCGCGGTC is a window of Luteitalea sp. DNA encoding:
- the apaG gene encoding Co2+/Mg2+ efflux protein ApaG, with the translated sequence MSRSVAVTRGIRIVVRAEYSSEHSAPQLSRWFFLYTITIRNESDVTVQLISRHWIIKDADGEIQEVRGLGVVGLQPVIEPGEEFEYTSACPLVTPLGSMEGTYQMVTPTGERFDTAIAKFKLQGPYTVH
- a CDS encoding NAD+ synthase encodes the protein MRIALLQLNPIVGDLVGNAARIRAAVERVGSQADLCVTSEMSLTGYPARDLLLQPGFVRCAGEQLELLADALSAAPPVLVGLPQPNPAAIGRPLFNTAALIERRRVALTFTKSLLPTYDVFDEDRYFEPGRGVESLVRNGTRLAVSICEDVWNDRDFWRIQRYHRDPIEEASGQGAHVLINLSASPFASGKQQLREAMLSSLARKHRMVLLYVNQVGGNDDLIFDGRSMVFGADGHLIARGAAFAEDIVLVDLDTEMAFALPVAPGDECAPRSPDDDVHGEEELFEALALGTRDYARKCSFTDAVIGLSGGIDSALTAAIAARALGRDHVLGVLMPSPYSSRGSLDDAQALAVRLGLRTVEIPIGTLMESYDLALHEAFAGRPADVTEENVQARIRGNLLMSLANKFRALLLTTGNKSELAVGYCTLYGDMSGGLAVIADVPKTMVYRAARWLNREQEVIPTAILTKAPSAELRPNQTDQDSLPPYDVLDRILERHIEDHASLDRLVAEGFDEETVRQVLRLVRLAEFKRKQAAPGLKVTDRAFGSGWRMPIARADWECARQGEGVTG
- a CDS encoding GNAT family N-acetyltransferase; translation: MTRTSSPVIRPATPDDAPLILAFIRALATYERLERYVTATEEGVREALSGPHPATEALVAEAEGKPVGYAFFFQTFSTFLGQRALYLEDLFVAPEARSQGIGQALLGRVAQIGIQRGCSRLEWAVLDWNAPAIRFYRRLGAEPVTGWTVYRLTGSALARAAQLDTAAR